Below is a window of Pedobacter africanus DNA.
AACAACCAATACTTTATAAAATAACCAGACAATCAATCGATTATTCACCAAAATAGCAATTCATGAAAGGAACCAGACAAAAATAAAAGACCGCCTCCGGGTACCAGCCGGAAAGCGGTATGATTAGTTAATAACCCATTTCGAGAATTATTAAAAAACATTCAAAACTATGCATTTAATCTTTACAAAGTGCCGGGAGGCGTGCTTTATTCCTGTTATTATGAAACTTTTTTATCTGATATGCTTTTTAACGCTTAGTGGAGTACTTCAGGCAAATACCCTGGTTGGTCAGGACCTGAACAAGGTGTTTGTATCACTTGAATTAAAGAATACCAGTTTGAAGGAAACACTCAAACAGATTGAGCGGAACACCAAAATACGCTTCACCTATAAAAGTGAAGATATTGCGGGGTTTAAGCCAATCAGTTTTCACAAAAGCAACCAGAAGCTGGTTGAGGTACTGGATGAATTGTTTAAGGACAGTAATCTTACCTATGAGGAAATCAGTACCAATGTATTGATCATAAAAAAGGCCCATGGTGCAGACCTGCAGCAAGCTGCAGAAACTCTGCCCCCGGTTGTCCTCAAAGGAAAAATAACAGATGAGAAGGGCTTGCCGGTACCGGGAGTAAGCATACTGATCAAAGGAACCAGTAATGGTACGGTAACGGCTCCCGACGGCAGTTTTACGCTAAATGCACTTCAAAATACAGGTATACTCGTAGTTTCCTTTATCGGGTACATTAAACAGGAAATCAGCTTTTCGGGCGCAGGCAATTATAATGTTAGGCTGGTTACCGATGCAAAAGGACTGGACGAAGTAGTGGTGATCGGTTATGGTACAACAACCAAAAAAGACCTGACCGGTTCTGTAGGCCAGGTCAAAATGGACGACCTGGTAAAAGCCCCTGTTTTTACCTTTACAGAAGCACTTGCAGGCAGGGTGGCTGGTGTTCAGGTTTCTACAAGTGATGGACAGCCCGGTAGTGCTCAGGATATTGTGATTCGTGGCTCGGGTTCGCTTACGCAAAGCACTGCCCCATTATATGTAATAGATGGCTTTGCCATGGAAAGCTTTCAAAGCAACTCTTTAAACCCAGATGATATAGAGTCGATTACCGTATTAAAGGATGCTTCCGGAACGGCCATATATGGTGCCAGGGGAGCAAACGGCGTGGTGGTGATACAAACCAAAAAAGGAAAAGCTGGTAAGCCCGTTATCACTTTGAACAGTTCGCTTGGTGTTCAGGAGCTGAGAAAACAAATGGAGATGATGAATCCGTATGAATTTGTGAAAATGCAGTCCGAAATGATCAATACAAATCTGGTAAACCAGGTTTATTTCCCCAACGGCAAAACGCTGGAATCTTATCGTAATGTGGCCGGAGTAAACTGGCAGGACCTGATCTTTCGCCGGGGGACAATGCAGACCCATAATTTTGCTATTCGAGGGGGTACTGAAAATACCAGGTATTCTGTATCTGGTGTGATAAACGACCAGGAGGGGTTGATGATCAACTCTGGATACAACCGGGCGCTGGCCCGGGTTTCTTTAGACCAGGATGTAAGCCAGAAACTGAAAGTTGGTTTCAATGCCAATTACAGCAGTGCCACTTCATTTGGGTTGGGGGCCGCGTCCAATACGGGAACAGCATCCATCTCTAATTACATATTTGCCAATGTATATGGATACCGACCCGTTTCTGCTAATGAAAATGTAAACCTGGAAGAGGAACTGTTTGATCCGGATGTGAATGTAGATGCGAGCAATGTGCGCATCAATCCGGTTATCACTGCAGAAAATACACACCGGAAAACCATCAACAACGAGCTCATTGGTAATGCTTATCTTACCTATAACTTTATAAAAGAACTGGCCTTCAATTCCAGGATAGGCTACCGCAAACGCGTAATACGGGGCGAGGCTTTTTATAATTCACTCACTCCACAGGGTTCTCCCAGCCCGGTTAATACCAGGGGGGTAAACGGCAATTTCAGCTTTGCAGAGAACGACACCTGGACAAATGAAAATACACTTACTTATCAGAAAACATTCAATACTGATCATAAATTCACTGCTTTGGCGGGCTTTTCACTGGAAGGGGTAACTACAAATACTTATGGTGCCACTTCCCAATTTCTTCCCAATGAACAGCTGGGAATGCTGGGACTTGATGAAGGGACGCCCCTGGCTATCACTGCCAGTGGGGGCAACAATAAGCTGATGTCATTTTTCAGCAGGATAGATTACGGCTACAAATCTAAATACCTGCTTACCTTAGTTGCCCGTGCAGATGGTTCTTCGAAATTCAGGCCTGGCAATCAGTGGGGTTATTTCCCGTCTGCAGCTTTTGCCTGGAACATGACCAATGAACCCTTCATGAAAGCCATGTCCTTTGTTTCCAATTCCAAATTGAGGCTAAGTTACGGTCGCTCCGGCAACAATCGGATCGGAAACTATGATACTTACAACAGCATCAGTTTTGATAACCGTGTAAACGGGGTTTCCTTTAACAATGGGATACCTTTAACCTCTGCCTGGTTGTCGGACCTGGGCAACGCTGCACTAAAATGGGAGACCATTGCAACAAGCAATATCGGTTATGACCTGGGCCTGTTCGGTAACAGGGTTGAACTAACTGCAGAAGTTTACAGAAAAACAACCAGCAATCTGTTGCTGAATGCACAGATCCCTTATATTTCCGGTTATTCAACCAGCACGAAGAATATTGGCAAAATCAAGAACGAAGGACTTGAACTTTCACTCAATACAGTCAACATTAAAACCAATTCATTTAAGTGGGAGAGCAATTTTAATATCAGCTTCAACAGGAGCAAAATCCTTGCCCTTACGGAGTCGAGCACTTTATTTTCAAGTGTATCGGGCGGATTTTCACCTGCACCTAATTTATGGGCAGCAAAAGTGGGGCAGCCTATTTCCGTTTTTCATGGCTATGTTTTTGATGGCGTATACCAGTTTGAAGATTTTGATAGTCCGGCTCCAGGAACTTATTCGCTTAAGTTAAACGTACCCACCAATGGCAATACCCGGGCCGCCATACGCCCTGGTGATATCAAATACAGCGACCTGAACGGTGATGGGGTTGTAAATGCATTTGACCAGACGGTAATTGGGCGGGCCGAGCCTGTACACACAGGCGGTTTTTCAAATAACTTCTCTTACAAAGGCTTAAGTCTGAATGTGTTTTTTCAGTGGTCTGCCGGAAATGATATTTTCAATGGAAACAGGCTGGTTTTTGAGGGCAATTCTCAATATGCTTACCATACCAATCAGTTTGCTTCATGGGCCGATCGCTGGACCCCCGAAAACCCTTCCAACAAATATTTCAGGGTAGGTGGTCAGGGGCCAACCGCCTATGGTTCGTCGAGGGTGATTGAAGATGGCTCTTATCTGCGCTTAAAAACGGTGTCCGTGGCCTATCAGATTCCTCCCAGGTTTGTCCGTAAACTTTACCTGAAGAGCCTCTCTGTTCAGGCCTCTGCACAGAACCTGGCTACCTGGACCAATTATTCCGGACTGGACCCGGAAGTATCGGTCAAGAGCTCTGCCTTGACCCGCGGTTTCGATTATTCGGCCTATCCGCATGCGCAGACCATTGTTTTTGGATTAAATGCAACCTTTTAAACCAGTATTTTAAAGATATTATCATGAAAAAGATCACTTATTTACTAATGATCATAGCTTGTTTAAGCACAAGCTCATGCAAGAAATTTCTGGAAACAGATCCTAAGGATTTCATTTCCCCGGAAAATTATTATCAAACAGAAGAGCACCTTAACCTGGCCCTTAACGGTGTATATGTGCCTTTATATTCCAGACCGGTTTATGGCAGCGTGTATTCGGCCAGGATGAACATGTGTGCCGATGAAGCATTTTATGCCCGTCAGGAGATTGGCATGCGCACCAATTCTCACGGCACGGGCGATGCAGAGCTGGAAGGATTGTGGAAAGCCATGTATACCGGTATAGACCGTGCGAATGCCTTGCTGGCCAATTTGCACAAACCTGCAATGGATGAAGGGAAAAGGCAGATCATCCGCGGACAGGCACTGTTTTTAAGGGGTTACTATTATTTCATGCTGGTGCAAAACTTTGGTGGTGTGCCGCTGGTGCTGCAGCCAACTGCTTCTCCTCAGAGTATTGAGGTGCCGCGTTCATCAGTAGCAGAAGTTTATGCACAGATTGTGAAAGACATGGAGGAATCGGAAAACCTGGTACAGCCTATCCGGATATTAGGGTTTGGAGGGAAGATCAGCCGGTCGGCCGTACGCGGTATCCTGGCCCGTGTAAATTTGTATATGGCTGGTTATCCACTTAACGATGCTTCGCGCTATGCGGAAGCCAGCAAATGGGCAAGAAAAGTAATAGACGATACCGAAGCCACACATGCATTGAACCCGGATTATAAAAATATTTTTATCCGCTATGCCAACGATACCTATGATGTAGCTGAAAGTATATGGGAAGCAGAGTTTTATGGCAATAACTCGAACAGCAACAATACTTTTGGCAATATCGGTAGCTTAATCGGTATGCCTGCTGCAAATGCCACTGTAGGGGTAGCTTATGGAATGCATCAGGTTACTGCAAAACTATACCGTAAATATGAAGCGGGGGATGACCGCCGCGACTGGAATATTTCTACTTTTGCCTATAACGCCACCACCGGGGCCAAAGTTTTTCTCGCCCAGGCTTTGCTGGACAATCCTTCAAATACGAGTATTTACGGTAGGTATGCAGCAAAATTCAGACGGGAATATGAGGTGGTAACACCAAAAATAGCCTACAATACACCACAGAATTTTCCTATACTGCGTTATTCCGATGTCTTGCTGATGTATGCAGAAGCAGAAACCCAGGCTAAAGGTCTTGTAAGTGCCGAGGCTATAGAGGCTGTCAATAAGATTAGAAGAAGGGCCTGGTCTTCCGGAATTAAAGCTATTGCGGTTACAAATGGGGGCACGGGATATACCACTGCACCTACAGTGAACATTGCAGGGGCTGGTGGGGCTATTGCAACTGCAACTATTATTGCCGGTAGTGTAACTTCGGTTACCTTAAGCCCCGATCCTGTTACGGGCGCGGGAGTTGCCAGGGGCAAATATACTGCTGCACCTGCCATAACATTTAGCGGTGGGAGCGGTAGCGGTGCTGCTGCAATTGCCTCAGTTTACAAAACAGAAGACGCCAACCTTACCACTGCGCAAACCGCCTCGAAAGATAGTTTTATGGAAGTGATCCGCGATGAAAGGATGAGGGAACTGGCCTACGAGGCATTGCGTAAGCCAGATCTGATCCGCTGGGGAATGTATCTTCCGGAAATGAAGCAAACGCTGTCCATGATGCAGTCAGATAATGCAGCCCAGGCCTTAACACAGCCCTGGTACCTGCTTACCTATGAAAATGTTGCGGAAAGGAATCTTTTGTATCCTATCCCTTCCCACGAGGTAACATTAAATCAGTCTCTGGTTCAGAACCCAGGCTGGTAATTCATTCACTTAATAACTACGCAAGCATGAAATTTATATATCAAATACCATTCTTACTCTTATTTCTGCTGTGTGCCTGCAGCAAATTTGATGAGCTTCCAACACCCGATTTTGAAGTGAGTACTACAGCTACAACCTATAAAAAAGGGGTGCCCATTGAATTTAACTTCAAGGGTAATCCACAGTTCATCTCAGTATACACCGGCGAAACGGGAAAAGATTATGCATTTAAGGACGGGCGGGTAATGGACGTAAACAGTTTGAAGCTTTCTTTTAACAGTTCTGTTACCAATGCCACCGGAGCAGGTACGCCGCAAACTGGTATGTTTTCGCTGATGGTATCCACAGATTTTAACGGCGATTATTCAAACTTTGCCAGCATAGCAGCTGCCAGCTGGGTAGACATTACCAACCGGCTTGCCAAACAGGAAGCAGCCACCACTACCGCAATTACGGCTGCAACCCCTGCAGACGGCATAGACCTTACTGACCTTCGTGTGGCTGGTAAACCTTTATACATTGCATTTAAATACAATATCCGTGAGCAAAGTACCTATGGTTTGTGGAGGGCCTGGAGGTTTCAGGCTTTCAGTTTAACTGCCATGGGCAACTTGGGTAGCCAGGTATTGGGCAACATGACCACTACAGCCTTTCGGGTAGTGCAGAAAAATCCGGAGATTGTTTCCAGAACTACCGCCACTACCGCAACATTAACACTTTTACATGCTGATCTGGCCCTGAATCCGGCCGCTGCCGAAATACCTACCCAAAACTGGATCATTACACAAGGGTTTACCAATGTTAATAGTGTTGATTTCGGGCCTGACCTGGCTACAGCCATACAGGGTGGTACCAGTGCAGTAGAAAAAAAGAACTATACCTACACTTTTACCAATGCCGGTAAATACAAAGTATATTTTGTAGCTGCCAATGCAAGTACAAAGGATAGGAAAGAAGTGGTGAGATCGCTGGATATTACGATAACTGATTAATTTTTGCTGGTAACCGTTATAGGTGCCGTATTGTCCTTTGTGGTTAGGGGCAGGTGCCGTTTCAGCAGTAACTGGTTGCCGTAGGGAGTGCGTTTGAATTGTCAAACGCCTCCTTAGTTATTTAACAAATACACAAATGAACAACAGAAGAGAATTTTTAAAATTAACAGGTATTGCGGGAGCCGGATTATTGGCAGGATGTGGTACCAGGAAGCTGACAGCAGGTTCCGGAACAATATCCGAGCGTGTAAATCGGACGCAAAAGTTCAACATGTCGGGCTATGCAGCACCGGCCCTGCAAACCGTTCGGATAGGCTTCATAGGCGTAGGTAACCGGGGTGCTGCGGCAGTAAAACGCATCAGTAAAATTGAAGGGGTGGAAATTAAAGCGATCTGCGACCTGCGTCCCGAAAAAGCCGAGGCTGCTAAGGCGGCCATAGCAAACACCATACATCGCCCGGATCTTTATAGTGGTGCTGAAAATGCCTGGAAAAAAATGTGTGAACGAAACGATATTGACTTAGTTTACATTGTTACGCCCTGGAAGTTGCACACCCCGATGGCGGTGTTTGCTATGGAACACGATAAACATACGGCAGTTGAAGTCCCCGCTGCCGAGACGGTTGAGGAATGCTGGCAACTGGTAGAAACTTCTGAAAAAACAAGGAAGCATTGTATGATGCTGGAGAATTGCTGCTACGATTTTTTTGAATTGCTTACACTGAATATGGCCCGGCAAGGTTTCTTTGGTGAGATTGTACATGCCGAAGGCGCTTACCTGCACGACCTGTTGAAAGAGAATTTTTCCAAAGAGAAATATCAGGACATGTGGCGCCTGAAGGAAAATTACATCAGCGGCAATCTTTATCCTACACATGGCTTAGGCCCGGTTGCACAGGCGATGAACATTAACCGGGGTGATAAAATGGACTATCTGGTGTCTGTATCAGGTAATGATTTTATGATGGGGGCAATGGCCCGGGACCTGGCCGCTAAAGACAGTTTTTACCAGCAATTTGCCGATAAAAAAGGTTTCAGGGGCAATATGAATGTAACCACCGTCCGTACCAGCAAGGGCAAAACCATCATGATCCAGCACGATGTCACTTCGCCGCGCCCTTATTCCAGGTTGCACCTCATCAGCGGAACCAAGGCCATAGCCCAGAAATACCCGCTGCCCGCACGTATAGCTACCAGTCATTTAAACTGGTTATCACCTCAGGAAATGAAGTCGCTGGAGCAGAAGTACCAACCAGCGATAGTAAAGGAAATAGGTGAACTGGCCAAAAAAGTAGGTGGCCATGGCGGTATGGATTTTATGATGGACTGGCGTTTAATAAATTGCCTGCGCAAAGGACTGCCCCTGGATATTGATGTGTATGATGCAGCCAGCTGGAGCGCCATTAAGCCTTTAAGTGAATCTTCAGTGGCCAATCGTTCCAATTCAATCGATATCCCGGATTTTACCGGAGGTTCATGGAAAACGAACCGGCCGGCCGATATGGGGATCTGAGAAAAAAACTGCTAATTAATCTCACAAAAAAACAGCTTTTTAAAAAATAAAAACCACTTTTGCAGAACTGAAAAGCAATAGAATGATCATGTAAAAAAGTACTGCATATATGGAAGAGGAAGTTGTTGAAGAAATCGTAAACCTTATTGAGCAGGATGATGACGCACAATTGAAAGTTTACCTGGATGACCTTAACATTTCGGATGTTGAACACCTGATAGACGAACTCCCCCAGCATGCAGTAAAGTTCATCGATACCTTATCTGTAAAAAGAGCGGTAAATGTTTTCAGGATCCTCGACTTTCCAACACAGGAAAGGATCATCAAAAAACTTCCCGGAAATAAGCTTGCGGAACTGATCAACCTGCTGCCTCCTGATGACCGTACATCCTTGTTCAGTGAGCTCAAAGGCGATGCTGTTAAAAAGCTGATCATCCTGCTGCCTGCAAAGGACAGGGTAGAGGCCCTCTCGCTTTTGGGTTACGAAGAGGACAGCGTGGGGCGTTTGATGACACCAGATTACGTGGCCGTAAAGAAAGACTGGACCGTGAGCCGTGTATTGTCGCACATCAGGCGCTATGGTAAAAATTCGGAGACCATCGACGTGGTTTATGTGATCGATAAAGAGGGGGTATTGCTGGATGACATCAGGATCAGGGAAATCCTCCTTGCTGATCCCGAAGCAAAAATAGGAGATCTTACGGATCACCGGCTGATCTCCCTGAAGGCAAATGACCCACAGGAGGAAGCCATCAATGTGTTCAGGATGAACAACAGGGTAGCCCTGCCGGTAGTAGACGATAACAACGTGTTGCTGGGTATCGTAACGGTCGATGACATTCTCTGGATTGCCAACGAGGAGTATACCGAGGATATGCATAAAATAGGGGGTACCCAGGCGCTTGACGAGCCTTATCTGGATATGCCGATTTTTGGTTTGTTCAGACGCCGGATTGGATGGTTGGTTGTATTGTTTTTAGGTGAAATGTTAACCGCCACCGCAATGGCGCATTTTGAAGCCGATATTGCCAAAGCCGTTATATTGGCAATGTTTGTACCGCTGATCATTTCGAGTGGGGGGAATAGTGGTTCCCAGGCT
It encodes the following:
- a CDS encoding RagB/SusD family nutrient uptake outer membrane protein, whose translation is MKKITYLLMIIACLSTSSCKKFLETDPKDFISPENYYQTEEHLNLALNGVYVPLYSRPVYGSVYSARMNMCADEAFYARQEIGMRTNSHGTGDAELEGLWKAMYTGIDRANALLANLHKPAMDEGKRQIIRGQALFLRGYYYFMLVQNFGGVPLVLQPTASPQSIEVPRSSVAEVYAQIVKDMEESENLVQPIRILGFGGKISRSAVRGILARVNLYMAGYPLNDASRYAEASKWARKVIDDTEATHALNPDYKNIFIRYANDTYDVAESIWEAEFYGNNSNSNNTFGNIGSLIGMPAANATVGVAYGMHQVTAKLYRKYEAGDDRRDWNISTFAYNATTGAKVFLAQALLDNPSNTSIYGRYAAKFRREYEVVTPKIAYNTPQNFPILRYSDVLLMYAEAETQAKGLVSAEAIEAVNKIRRRAWSSGIKAIAVTNGGTGYTTAPTVNIAGAGGAIATATIIAGSVTSVTLSPDPVTGAGVARGKYTAAPAITFSGGSGSGAAAIASVYKTEDANLTTAQTASKDSFMEVIRDERMRELAYEALRKPDLIRWGMYLPEMKQTLSMMQSDNAAQALTQPWYLLTYENVAERNLLYPIPSHEVTLNQSLVQNPGW
- a CDS encoding DUF5017 domain-containing protein, whose translation is MKFIYQIPFLLLFLLCACSKFDELPTPDFEVSTTATTYKKGVPIEFNFKGNPQFISVYTGETGKDYAFKDGRVMDVNSLKLSFNSSVTNATGAGTPQTGMFSLMVSTDFNGDYSNFASIAAASWVDITNRLAKQEAATTTAITAATPADGIDLTDLRVAGKPLYIAFKYNIREQSTYGLWRAWRFQAFSLTAMGNLGSQVLGNMTTTAFRVVQKNPEIVSRTTATTATLTLLHADLALNPAAAEIPTQNWIITQGFTNVNSVDFGPDLATAIQGGTSAVEKKNYTYTFTNAGKYKVYFVAANASTKDRKEVVRSLDITITD
- a CDS encoding SusC/RagA family TonB-linked outer membrane protein, producing the protein MKLFYLICFLTLSGVLQANTLVGQDLNKVFVSLELKNTSLKETLKQIERNTKIRFTYKSEDIAGFKPISFHKSNQKLVEVLDELFKDSNLTYEEISTNVLIIKKAHGADLQQAAETLPPVVLKGKITDEKGLPVPGVSILIKGTSNGTVTAPDGSFTLNALQNTGILVVSFIGYIKQEISFSGAGNYNVRLVTDAKGLDEVVVIGYGTTTKKDLTGSVGQVKMDDLVKAPVFTFTEALAGRVAGVQVSTSDGQPGSAQDIVIRGSGSLTQSTAPLYVIDGFAMESFQSNSLNPDDIESITVLKDASGTAIYGARGANGVVVIQTKKGKAGKPVITLNSSLGVQELRKQMEMMNPYEFVKMQSEMINTNLVNQVYFPNGKTLESYRNVAGVNWQDLIFRRGTMQTHNFAIRGGTENTRYSVSGVINDQEGLMINSGYNRALARVSLDQDVSQKLKVGFNANYSSATSFGLGAASNTGTASISNYIFANVYGYRPVSANENVNLEEELFDPDVNVDASNVRINPVITAENTHRKTINNELIGNAYLTYNFIKELAFNSRIGYRKRVIRGEAFYNSLTPQGSPSPVNTRGVNGNFSFAENDTWTNENTLTYQKTFNTDHKFTALAGFSLEGVTTNTYGATSQFLPNEQLGMLGLDEGTPLAITASGGNNKLMSFFSRIDYGYKSKYLLTLVARADGSSKFRPGNQWGYFPSAAFAWNMTNEPFMKAMSFVSNSKLRLSYGRSGNNRIGNYDTYNSISFDNRVNGVSFNNGIPLTSAWLSDLGNAALKWETIATSNIGYDLGLFGNRVELTAEVYRKTTSNLLLNAQIPYISGYSTSTKNIGKIKNEGLELSLNTVNIKTNSFKWESNFNISFNRSKILALTESSTLFSSVSGGFSPAPNLWAAKVGQPISVFHGYVFDGVYQFEDFDSPAPGTYSLKLNVPTNGNTRAAIRPGDIKYSDLNGDGVVNAFDQTVIGRAEPVHTGGFSNNFSYKGLSLNVFFQWSAGNDIFNGNRLVFEGNSQYAYHTNQFASWADRWTPENPSNKYFRVGGQGPTAYGSSRVIEDGSYLRLKTVSVAYQIPPRFVRKLYLKSLSVQASAQNLATWTNYSGLDPEVSVKSSALTRGFDYSAYPHAQTIVFGLNATF
- the mgtE gene encoding magnesium transporter, which produces MEEEVVEEIVNLIEQDDDAQLKVYLDDLNISDVEHLIDELPQHAVKFIDTLSVKRAVNVFRILDFPTQERIIKKLPGNKLAELINLLPPDDRTSLFSELKGDAVKKLIILLPAKDRVEALSLLGYEEDSVGRLMTPDYVAVKKDWTVSRVLSHIRRYGKNSETIDVVYVIDKEGVLLDDIRIREILLADPEAKIGDLTDHRLISLKANDPQEEAINVFRMNNRVALPVVDDNNVLLGIVTVDDILWIANEEYTEDMHKIGGTQALDEPYLDMPIFGLFRRRIGWLVVLFLGEMLTATAMAHFEADIAKAVILAMFVPLIISSGGNSGSQASTLIIQAMALGEITIGDWWRVMRREIISGLMLGIVLGSIGFLRIFVWTFFTDMYGPHWVLIGITVGVALIGVVLWGSLAGSMLPLLLKKLGADPATSSAPFVATLVDVTGLIIYFSVAVLFLTGVLL
- a CDS encoding Gfo/Idh/MocA family protein, with protein sequence MNNRREFLKLTGIAGAGLLAGCGTRKLTAGSGTISERVNRTQKFNMSGYAAPALQTVRIGFIGVGNRGAAAVKRISKIEGVEIKAICDLRPEKAEAAKAAIANTIHRPDLYSGAENAWKKMCERNDIDLVYIVTPWKLHTPMAVFAMEHDKHTAVEVPAAETVEECWQLVETSEKTRKHCMMLENCCYDFFELLTLNMARQGFFGEIVHAEGAYLHDLLKENFSKEKYQDMWRLKENYISGNLYPTHGLGPVAQAMNINRGDKMDYLVSVSGNDFMMGAMARDLAAKDSFYQQFADKKGFRGNMNVTTVRTSKGKTIMIQHDVTSPRPYSRLHLISGTKAIAQKYPLPARIATSHLNWLSPQEMKSLEQKYQPAIVKEIGELAKKVGGHGGMDFMMDWRLINCLRKGLPLDIDVYDAASWSAIKPLSESSVANRSNSIDIPDFTGGSWKTNRPADMGI